Genomic DNA from Desulfuromonas versatilis:
GGCGCGAAGATTGCAGAGGTTTGTTGTCGGCAGGCAGCTGCCTGCCCGTTTTGTTCGCCATTTACTGTGCAGGCCCCTGCCCGAGGGGAACTGACGGCAACAAAGCCAGCCCGGGGGAAGCAGTGCTCCCCGGCACAAAGCCGCGTAATCACGTTTCCGATTCTGCGATTCGCTGACAAGGAACGCCGCCATGCATATGAAAAAGCTTGTTCTTTGGGGGGCGGTGCAGTTTTTCGCCTCCTTTCTGTTTGCCTCCTCTGTTGCGGCTGCCGACGGTTGCCTGGTGTCCGACTGCCATGCCGACCTCGCGCTCCCCAAGGTCGTCCACTCCCCGGTGAGCGAGGGTGAATGCGAAAGCTGTCACCAGGCGACCGGAGCCAAACATCCGGGAAGTGCCAAGGGGTTCAAGGCCGTGGCCAGGGGAGGCGAGCTGTGCCTGCAGTGCCATGACGATGTCGGCAATGAACCGAATCGGCACGGGCCGGTTCGAGCGGGGCGCTGCAATTTCTGCCACACCCCCCACGCATCCGACAACCCCGCCCTGCTGCTGGGCTCCGGAAACAAGATCTGTTTCTACTGCCACGGCGGGATCGAGCGGATTGTGAAAAATGCCCGGTCGCAACATGCCCCGGTGGCCGAGGGGCGCTGCTGGGACTGCCACAAGCCCCACGGGTCAGAGTTCAAGCCCCTGCTCAAGGACTATTATCCCGCCGAGTTCTATACGCCCTACCGGTACGAGAACTTCGCCCTCTGCTTCCGCTGTCACGACGACCGGGCGTTTCTCTACGAGCGGACCTCGGAGGCGACCAGTTTCCGCAACGGCGACTACAACCTCCACGTGCTGCACGTCAACAAGGCCAAGAAAGGGCGGGTCTGCAAGAGTTGTCACGGGGTTCACGGCGGGGACCAGGACAAACTCATCCTCAGCAAGATACCAGGTTTCGGCAGCTGGGAGATTCCCATCAATTTTCAGCGTACCGCCAACGGCGGGACCTGCTTTGTCGGCTGCCACAAGCCCAAGACCTATGACCGTCTGAGCCAGCAGCAGATCCTCAGGGAACAAAAGACCATCTTCGGTCAGGAGTAGGCGTCCGAGGGACCCCTTGGTTTTCTGGTGTAACGCTTCCCGGCCGCGGGGGGGGCAAGGCTGGCAAATGAAAAAGGCAGGATTGGAAATACCGATGAATCGTTTTGTCCAGGCAGGGATTCTCGTGGTGCTGCTGCTGATTGCCGGCTGCGCTCCCAAGGCAGCGGAACGTCAGCGCTTTTTCTGGCCCCCGGGGGACGCGCGGCCGCGGATCGAATATCTTGAGTTCTTCTACAGCGACGACGACGTGCGCCGCGGTGGTGAGCACTGGCTTGCCGAGGCGGTGTTGGGCAAGTCACAGCCGCACAAGGTTTTTTCCCGGCCCCACGCGGTAGCCGCGGACGGCAAGGGGAGAGTGTTTGTCTCCGATGTCGCGCAGCGCGAGGTGTTTGTCCTGGACCGAACCGCGCACCAGGTGAGAACCC
This window encodes:
- a CDS encoding cytochrome c3 family protein, coding for MKKLVLWGAVQFFASFLFASSVAAADGCLVSDCHADLALPKVVHSPVSEGECESCHQATGAKHPGSAKGFKAVARGGELCLQCHDDVGNEPNRHGPVRAGRCNFCHTPHASDNPALLLGSGNKICFYCHGGIERIVKNARSQHAPVAEGRCWDCHKPHGSEFKPLLKDYYPAEFYTPYRYENFALCFRCHDDRAFLYERTSEATSFRNGDYNLHVLHVNKAKKGRVCKSCHGVHGGDQDKLILSKIPGFGSWEIPINFQRTANGGTCFVGCHKPKTYDRLSQQQILREQKTIFGQE